One segment of Prunus dulcis unplaced genomic scaffold, ALMONDv2, whole genome shotgun sequence DNA contains the following:
- the LOC117612807 gene encoding uncharacterized protein LOC117612807, producing MPQAFIPESAWFQVMLYVATESSEDLFRMASVCPLFQTLANSPQVWNTISMAKYPYHPIWYRARPAVQHFLEQCRACDNPESIFREAFDIFFKHGKVEALYGMGNAATAGHMEAAYVVGLLGMSGIGQSKEDALQFLCSLNQRNNIDMKGTGML from the coding sequence GCCTTCATCCCGGAGTCCGCTTGGTTTCAAGTGATGTTATACGTGGCAACCGAATCATCGGAAGATCTCTTCCGTATGGCATCTGTGTGCCCATTGTTCCAAACTTTGGCAAACAGTCCACAAGTGTGGAACACCATTTCAATGGCAAAGTACCCATACCATCCTATCTGGTACCGGGCCAGACCTGCGGTCCAGCATTTCTTGGAACAATGCAGGGCTTGCGATAACCCTGAGTCCATATTTAGAGAAGCATTCGATATTTTTTTCAAGCACGGTAAGGTGGAAGCGTTGTATGGGATGGGCAATGCAGCCACGGCAGGCCATATGGAAGCGGCTTATGTAGTTGGACTACTTGGTATGTCCGGAATTGGTCAGTCAAAAGAGGATGCATTACAATTCTTGTGTTCTTTGAATCAGCGTAACAACATTGATATGAAAGGAACCGGGATGCTTTGA